The following proteins are co-located in the Bdellovibrio sp. ArHS genome:
- the trxA gene encoding thioredoxin yields MGTFTKPVTDSSFETEVLNSSTPVLVDFWAEWCGPCRALAPKLEEVAQELGQKVKIVKVNVDENPGTPGKYGIRGIPAMLLFKGGSEVGQLVGNHPKDAILDFLNKNV; encoded by the coding sequence ATGGGCACATTTACGAAACCTGTCACAGACAGCTCATTTGAAACAGAAGTACTCAACTCCTCAACGCCTGTCCTCGTGGATTTTTGGGCTGAATGGTGCGGACCTTGCCGCGCATTGGCTCCTAAGCTTGAAGAAGTGGCGCAAGAATTGGGACAAAAAGTTAAGATCGTAAAAGTGAACGTTGATGAGAATCCAGGAACTCCGGGTAAATACGGTATTCGTGGTATCCCAGCGATGTTGCTTTTCAAAGGCGGCAGCGAAGTGGGTCAACTTGTCGGCAATCACCCAAAAGATGCGATTTTGGATTTTTTGAACAAAAATGTTTAA